The Clostridia bacterium sequence GCATGAAGAGCCCATTGGTAATTGACTTGAAGGTGCTAGAGTTTACCTTTGGTATTTTATTCAATGTGAATTTTGGAAGCATTATAGGCATGCTTTTTGCCATCATCAGTTATTTAAGGTCATAGAAATATGCATCAGATAATACTTGCGTCAAAATCGCCAAGGAGAGTAGAAATACTTAAAGAGCTAGGGATGGATGTTATTGTGGTGCCCAGTGATATTGATGAAACTTTAAATTGCATAGATTCGCCTGAACAAATTGTTATGGATCTAGCCTTAAGGAAGGCGAAGAGAGTTATTGATACAGGCGATATGCCAGGGATTGTCATTGGAGCAGATACAATTGTTGTAGCAGATGGCAAAATTTTAGGTAAACCTGATAGTATAGAGGATGCCTATAATATGATAAAAATGTTACAAGGAAGATATCATAATGTAATCACAGGCGTTGCCTTGATAGATAGTGATACAGGTCGAACAATAGTTGATTACCAGAAAACAAAAGTAAAGATAAAGACATTATCTGATTCACAGATAATAAAATATCTAAACAAAGAAAAGGTATTTGATAAAGCTGGTTCATATGCAATACAAGGTTATGGTTCTGTCATTGTCGAAAAAATAGATGGCTGTTACTTTAATGTAGTTGGTCTACCTGTATCAAAACTATATGATATGTTGAAGAAATTTGGCATTGATATGCTGTCATAACTACTCATGAAATAGGTGATATTATATGGGCAGTAAACAGTATAATCTTACAATAAGAGAAATGCCTAAAGGCGAAAGACCTAGAGAAAGACTTCTTAAATATGGTGTTAAGGCTTTATCTGATGGAGAATTGTTGGCTATACTTTTAAGGACAGGGACAAAAAATCAATCCGCTATTACACTGGCTCATAAATTGCTTGCCAAGGAAGGCGGTTTGAGATACCTTATCGATGCTACGGTAGAAGAACTCAGTACAAATCCAGGTATTGGCTTGGCAAAAGCATCACAGATTAAAGCCTCAATAGAGTTAGGGAGAAGAATATCTTCTATGGGCACTGAAGAAAGATACAGCATCACCACCCCTAGAGATGCAGCTAACTTGCTGATGGGTGAAATGCGCCACCTTAAAAAGGAGCATTTTAAAGTAATTGAGTTAAACATCAAAAATCAGGTAATGGGTATAGAGAGCGTTTCAATTGGCAACATAAATACTTCTATAGCACATCCTAGAGAAGTGTTTAGCAATCCTATAAAAGTTGGATGTGCGTCTATAATATTAGCTCATAATCATCCTAGCGGTGATCCTAAGCCAAGTTCAGCAGATATCAAGGTAACCAAGAGGATTGTTGAAGCAGGTAAAATTTTAGGGATAGAGGTATTAGACCATATAATAATTGGAGATGGAATATTTATAAGTTTAAAACAAAAAGAGTTAATGTAAAAAACGTATTAATATTGGAAGGAGCAAATAAAGTATGGGTCTGTTAAACGTGTTTTCTAGAGATCTAGGGATAGATCTCGGTACAGCTAATACCCTGGTGCATGTCAGAGGGAAAGGTATAGCAGTAAGGGAGCCTTCTGTTGTAGCTATAAGAAATGATAATACCAGGGAAGTTCTTGCAGTAGGGCAAGAGGCCAAAAAGATGATAGGTAGAACGCCGGGGAATATAATTGCAATAAGACCTATGAAAGATGGTGTTATTGCTGATTTTGATATAACACAGGAGATGCTAAAATATTTTATAAGAAAGGCTAGTCCGAGGAAGTTTCCTATCCCTCCACGAGTAGTAGTATGTGTGCCTTCTGGAGTCACTGAAGTGGAAAAAAGGGCAGTAGAAGAAGCAACCAGGCAGGCCGGTGCAAGAGATGCCTTTTTAATAGAAGAACCGATGGCTGCAGCTATTGGTGCAGAACTTCCTGTACATGAGCCAACAGGGAGTATGGTAGTTGATATAGGAGGAGGTACAAGCGAGGTAGCCATTATTTCGCTGGGAGGGATTGTCACTAGCATGTCCTTGAGAGTTGGGGGAGACGATATGGATGAAGCTATCGTTTACTATATTAAAAAGAATTATAACTTGATGATAGGAGAGAGAACCTCCGAGGAAATAAAGATGAAAATAGGTTCAGCCTATCAGATAGAACAACAGGTATCGTTGGATATAAGAGGAAGAGACTTGGTTACTGGACTTCCTAAAACGTTGACTATAACATCAGAAGAAGTTATGGCTGCATTAAACGAGCCGGTGACTAGGATAGTGGATGCAATAAAGTTAACTCTTGAAAAAACTCCTCCCGAACTTGCAGCGGATATTATGGATAGAGGAATAATGCTCACAGGGGGAGGGGCTCTTTTAAACGGATTTGATGCTTTAGTAAAAAGCGAAACTGGAATGCCGGTCAACATATCAGAATATCCTCTAGACTGTGTAGCTCTGGGTACTGGAAAAGTATTGGAAGAATTGGATACGTTAAAAAGAGTTTTAATCACTGGTAGAAACATTGGTTAGGAGGGGTGATGAATTTGCCCCAATTCTTTAAGAATAAGCAACTTATTTCTATAATTCTTATTACAATCTTTCTTCTTTTTTTAATAGGCTATAGTTCAACTCAAACGGGGACCACTAGTATGTTTGAGGATTGGATAGGGAAAGTGCTTACTCCTGTGCAGGGTGTTATGTACCAGGTAAGTGGTAGCATATATGATTTTTTTACTAGCTTTCATACGAAAAAAGAATTGGCGGAAGAGAATAGGATACTTAAGGAAAAAGTAGAAGAGTTGGAAAGTATAGACAGAGAAGCTGGCAATTTAGAACAGGAGAATAAAAGGCTGAGAGAGTTGTTGGAATTTAAAGATGATAATAAATCTCATCCTGTTGCTGCTGCAAGAGTGGTGGGGAAAAACCCAGGTAATTGGTTCAACGTGTTTGTAATCAATAAAGGTACCAATGACGGTATAGATGTGGATATGGCAGTTGTAAATAAGGATGGATTGGTAGGAAGAGTGGTCGAAGCAGGCAATGATTTTTCTAAGGTTCTTACTATAATAGATGCTAGGAGTTCAGTATCCGGAGTGATAGAGAGAACTAGAGATAATGGTGTGGTAAGAGGGAACAATTTTTTGGATGCTGGAGATGGATTGTGCAAGATGGTGTATCTTCCGATAGAATCGGATATAGTTGTGGGGGATAAGGTTATTACATCTGGAATAGGCGGGATAATACCTAAAGGGATAGTTATTGGAGAAATACAGGAGATTGTAAAAGAACAAGATGAATTATTAAAGTATGCAATATTAAAGCCAGAGGTTGATTTTTTAAGAATAGAAGAAGTACTAGTGG is a genomic window containing:
- the mreC gene encoding rod shape-determining protein MreC, whose product is MNLPQFFKNKQLISIILITIFLLFLIGYSSTQTGTTSMFEDWIGKVLTPVQGVMYQVSGSIYDFFTSFHTKKELAEENRILKEKVEELESIDREAGNLEQENKRLRELLEFKDDNKSHPVAAARVVGKNPGNWFNVFVINKGTNDGIDVDMAVVNKDGLVGRVVEAGNDFSKVLTIIDARSSVSGVIERTRDNGVVRGNNFLDAGDGLCKMVYLPIESDIVVGDKVITSGIGGIIPKGIVIGEIQEIVKEQDELLKYAILKPEVDFLRIEEVLVVKSEIPKIDAIE
- a CDS encoding Maf family protein encodes the protein MHQIILASKSPRRVEILKELGMDVIVVPSDIDETLNCIDSPEQIVMDLALRKAKRVIDTGDMPGIVIGADTIVVADGKILGKPDSIEDAYNMIKMLQGRYHNVITGVALIDSDTGRTIVDYQKTKVKIKTLSDSQIIKYLNKEKVFDKAGSYAIQGYGSVIVEKIDGCYFNVVGLPVSKLYDMLKKFGIDMLS
- a CDS encoding rod shape-determining protein; its protein translation is MGLLNVFSRDLGIDLGTANTLVHVRGKGIAVREPSVVAIRNDNTREVLAVGQEAKKMIGRTPGNIIAIRPMKDGVIADFDITQEMLKYFIRKASPRKFPIPPRVVVCVPSGVTEVEKRAVEEATRQAGARDAFLIEEPMAAAIGAELPVHEPTGSMVVDIGGGTSEVAIISLGGIVTSMSLRVGGDDMDEAIVYYIKKNYNLMIGERTSEEIKMKIGSAYQIEQQVSLDIRGRDLVTGLPKTLTITSEEVMAALNEPVTRIVDAIKLTLEKTPPELAADIMDRGIMLTGGGALLNGFDALVKSETGMPVNISEYPLDCVALGTGKVLEELDTLKRVLITGRNIG
- the radC gene encoding DNA repair protein RadC, whose amino-acid sequence is MGSKQYNLTIREMPKGERPRERLLKYGVKALSDGELLAILLRTGTKNQSAITLAHKLLAKEGGLRYLIDATVEELSTNPGIGLAKASQIKASIELGRRISSMGTEERYSITTPRDAANLLMGEMRHLKKEHFKVIELNIKNQVMGIESVSIGNINTSIAHPREVFSNPIKVGCASIILAHNHPSGDPKPSSADIKVTKRIVEAGKILGIEVLDHIIIGDGIFISLKQKELM